Genomic DNA from Anthonomus grandis grandis chromosome 5, icAntGran1.3, whole genome shotgun sequence:
AATGGTCCTCTTCTCGGTATAACGATAAAtccactaaaaatttgaaaacattaaTTGGGTCTTCAAAATATTCGAATTTGCACGTACGACCATCGGGGTGCTCTTCGGTAAGAGAAGAAGACGAAATTTCCTCGCCTTTCTCCACTGCAATGGATCGGTTTAATATGCTTTGCGTTCGGGTTTTTTCAGCAGTGGGCAGCATGAATTTGCCCTTGGTTGCCTTGCTGAGTTTTAGATTCGTTAAAATAcaatcaaaatctaaaaaaaaattttcacttCAGTATAATAATTATCCAAAAACAATAATgcataaaacaaataaactaaCCGATTGTATCATAGAAATCTGGAGTGTATATCTCCCCCTTATCGTCCTTCTTATCCTTATCTTGTGAGAGCCAtcttattttgattttggagGATCCCTTGTAAATGTTTTGGACTGCCTGGCACAAATAAAAACCAGATTCTGCATTTCTGACTGCCAAAAATTCATTTCTGAAATGAAAAAACCatcaattattttgtaaatacagGGTTCTGAAGTAGGAAGGAGTATTAGACAGAGTGTTCAGTTAAGGGTGTTAACTATTTATATCTCAAGAGTCCGTGACCTCAGCCGATTAGgaaattcataacaaaaaaggCAACGACGTATCGTccaaaaatatctttaactgTTTACTACTACGTAAGAATCAAAATAAAagcacaaatttaaaatttgacaaaaattactaaattaagaTATAAGTTTGATAACGCTATCGGAAAGCTAAGTAAATTTTCTATGAATTTGGTTTAGGCGAAATTTTCATTGGATTAATAATAAGGGTAAATAAATGAATGTTGTCATATTTAAATCGCGGTATCTTGTATACTTACTTgactaatattaataaacaatgtCATATGAAAGATAATTTTCATCTCTCTTAATAGACTTTGCAGTGAcataaattgcttttaaaaagaGAACTTAGAAAGAGCAGCGCCATTGTTCACTGGTGTTAGTTTTCGTGAATGGATTGGTATGCTTTAGgttcaaaaagtaaattataaaatctagATTTTCAAAACGATACAAATATTGCAGTAACTGTAATTTTGATTTGATTATTGTCTTGTAAAAGAAAGTTTACTTCATATCCGCTGTAAAAGTAAAAAGTCCATTTACAAAAATGAAGAGTCATTCATTATGTTATGTGTATTTGAAGCGCTTTCGAAATGCAGCCATATCTTAGAGTTTCCTTTGCACTACTCTAATCGAACGTATCATTCCAGGCACGTGTTTACTCATTTATCAAGACGACGTAGAGAAACTGGCCACCAACTTTGACTAAAATAATGTATAACATATTCAGTAATGAGACGAGTATCATAAACGTTTTATCTTATATCAATGTTAATCCACATGCTAGTACTCACGAAACTTCCAAAAATTTCGGTTCGTTCCATTAAATTATAGTCATTGgcttcttaaaataataagaaacgATCGCCGTTTTTTAGATAAAGTGCTATGGATAGATGAAGCGTCATTTACCAGCATAAACTTGCACAACATGTATTACTGGTGTGATAATAAGCCTCACTGGATGCGTGAAGTTGACCATCAACATCGTTGGAAAGTGAGTGTACGGTTGAAGGAAAGATTATCCGCTTTTTTATTCTTGATATAACTGGTGAATTATATCTCCAATGTTTAATTAACGATATGccacaaatattagaaaacGTGACCTTCGCGACAAGAAATATATGTGTGCGCAGTATCCTACTCATTTTGCAAACCAGGTGCGTTCCAACTATCTTGATCATCAGTTCTCTTTCTGGTAgattaatataagaataatctgctttattgtcaacaaaaatttacatagttaataagataataataataaataataataaacattagaAGAGGAAGTTTATTTCCTTGGCCAGCTAGATCTCCGCCCTCCGGACTTAACTTGTCTCGattttaatttaggaaaaataaaagatctctcTTAAAAAACTTGACCGACAACACAAGAAAATATCATCAATAGAATTAGAACGGCTATAAACAGCATATCTGTGGCGGAAATTGAAAACTGCTATCTCGTCAACACAACAAAGACTGTACCGCTGTATTTAGAATGATGGAAAACATTCTGAACACATCAGATAAATACCTAATTTTTCTGagaatatagtttaaaatatttttggaccaATCCTGCCAGCTACGATTTTTGTTATCAATATGATTTTCCTAATAGGCCGAGGTCAAGGTTTCTTGAGATATAGATAGTCTACAGACTTAactgaacaccctgtatatattagtGCTAAGGTATATGATACAActgcaaagaaaaaataattaaaatgcaacaaactattaattaaaaagacatatTTGGTAAAAGTGCATTAGCCAATCACACTCATAaactctaaaattaaaaatcaactgAATCATGATTACACTTACTTGTAAAACACCATCAATTTTTCATCATTACTTTTCAATAAGCTTGAGCTTAATTTAGAAACAAGTTCCACTTCAGGCAGGGGACTCTGATAGTGCTGAGTCCTCATTCTTTGCCTTTTTGCCGAACTTATTCCTGAAGACACAGAGGGTGTACTAGCACCAACAGGAGTCTGCGGTTGCTCTCTTGATTTCGCTTTTCGTGGAGTCGCTTTAGGTGTTTTCAAAGTGGCTGTTTCTTTTTGTACAGGCTCTGCTTTAGGTTCCTAAATATTTCACGTGATTTGTAATAAAGATATGGAAACAACAACATTGAATCCTTACCGGCTTTGTTGTCTCAGTGTCATCCTTGGTTTCCTCTATCATTTCTGAATCATCTGTATTACTagcctataataaaaaatgtaagttaaaaaaaaaattaatatttccttttataTTCAGTACTTGTTTGACGGGGCTTGTTAATTTGTCATTCTCAGTAATGAGTAAAGGATCCTCTTCATTATCATTATCAGGTACATCTTCAGAATGACTACTTGCTTTTTCAGAATCTGATTTTGCTGGGCTGACAGGAACAGGGTCAATTGTCTTAGTTGGGGTAGAAATCTACAAAAGAAATTAGTGAAGCTGAGgtttataattttgaataccCTTGTTTTACCTTAATGTTATCTGGTACTGGGCTAGGCTGTATTAAAGCCCCAATTTCTGGTTTAGTTGGAGTGGTCGGGGTTGGAGGTGTTTTAGGCAGAGGTTGCTTTTCCTCTGCTGGAGACTTTTCTGGTACCTTAttctagaaaataaaatattgaaaatctgtTTTGTccaatctaaaaaataataacctgAGTGGGTGGAGTGGTTGGTACAAcagatttttctttaggaaCTGAAGCATGTTCTTCCACTGTTCCATTGGCTTGAGACTTTTCTGGCTGAGCCTGTTCTGTTACTTTAGGTGCTTCTTTTGCTACAGACTGTGGGGGTGCATGAATATTGTTTTGATTGCTTCCAGTCTGTGCAGCCTgcaagtttcaaaaataattcttGTATACATccaaaagtttcatttaaaaattaaaaaaacttacattgatTTTTTGGAACCCATAACTCTGACCAGACATAGAAGAGTTTGCAACTGGATGATTGCTTGCTGGTGGAGTCTGGTCAGCAGTTTGATTGTTCTGATTCATAAAGTTAGGTGAACCAGAagacatatttaaagaaaatgaatgCTGGTTTGAGTAATTGTGTGCAATATTGGGATTTGAGTGTATGTTTGCCTAGAAGAGTGAAAACAGTTAGTagtgtcaattattttgctttacaAAAGATGAGTATTACCAAGCTTTGTGGCAGGACTGTCTGGTATGGTGAAGATTGCTGTGTTAGGGAAGCAGAATGTCCTTGTGGATGCATAGTTTTTATACCCTGACTGCTGGCTGATGAATGTTGAACTAGGTCCATAAGATTTGGGCGAAATTTCATTAATGTTCAATCCTTGGTGTAGATGATTTTACTATAATTAAGAAGTAAattactttacttttatctATTAGCCACTAAATTGTTGTAAATGGGAGAAATGCGGTTTACGAGTTGATTAGTAACatgacaaaattatattttttgtttgaatattttatattgtatttatttgatCTTTAAGGTTTGGGACAGTAATTGTCTTATTTGACAAAActagataaatatttatttgttcacGAAATAGGCCAAAGGGCATTGAACATTGTTAAATGGTATtaactataatataaaattaatctaaataaaatattggtataacaaaaattcaagcaatattgtttcaaataaacatgaatatacacaaataataaaaatattttatataatacataACAAAATCAGAAATATATCCTAACACCATGACTGTTCAatccaaatcaaaattaaagaaaaagctttTGGGGTCAAATATTTAGATATCACAAATCTTTAACTTGCATTTGATAAaactattgtaattttttttaataatgtacaGGGCATTTATATCAAgatatgtaaaattatatttattttattttacatatctttGGGGATTAAATTTGACCTGAATTTGCAGTTGGGTTCATAAATCATATATTTACATAGAAACTTACAACAGTTATAACCttgtcaataaattaatatcacaaatataaagaaacaaGGTTATAAAATTAGGTTATAATATTAAAGCAGTTTCCTTAAACATAAATCCAATTAGACACATTAAAAATCCAGATCTGCTCATGAATCCCACAATtgaataaaagcatttttctataaGAAATTGTTGAcgaatatttctaatattatgtggaaatttgttaaaaaatttaggaGCATAATGGTGTGTTGCACTCCAGGAgcataaaaattattgtcaagAATGCAGAATCTCTACCTACATTTTTGACAATTACTCTTATTGCATAAcaatatcaagattttatgTCTTTTGTTAATGTTACCCCCAAAAACAAAGCATTATCCATTGTCCATACTGGTTGCACtgtttttttaaggaaaactaAAGGCATGATCtgtcttattgaaaaaaatagacattgcattttgaaaacatttaataGGAGATCTTGGCAAGTAATATACCTATCTACGATGTCACAGCCTCTATGCATCCCCGCCAACATCAAATCCAAACTGTTTTGCATAAGATTTATGCAATTTTCAATAcatgttcatttaaatttttgcttttaagcctcataaatataatatttttgataatatgttgatatatcaaaaatatgaactttttgacaATAACAAAAGAATACATCTTCTTTTCAAATTTAGTCAATACTATTTTGTTTGAAACTTAGAAGAAAGTTGTAAATATCATAGTAAAATGAGTATATCTTTAAGAGATTTATGAACCCAATAGACATATACCTGTTTTGCTGTAAACCCCATAGAAATACTTATTTCAATCAGGTCAATATCAATGGGGTGAAGGCGTATAATTTGATCttgttattcattttaaaacagtGTAATAAGTCTTCaataatttgacatttaaaccCAGTTGTTTTGCATATCAATAGGTCAGGTCACTCAAGCTGTGAAAAGTTGTCTTAGGTTATGTTTAATCTTTAAAGGTAGTCAGAAACTGATTACATTTTGCATACTGTATAGAAATTGTTTATATAGTTGGGAAGGTATAAAGCTgttgaataatgtttttttgttaattagcaATACTGGTGGTTTGTCAAGTACCTTTAAAAGCATGAAACCTGCCCTGGCTAATATGGAATATGCACTGTGCCTTTATTTCATATAAGAGGATGGTCTGATGCTAATAAGCAAAAACTGGAAAAATCTGGTCTAGTATGATATCTTTACAAATTAATCTGCCCATGGCCTAAACCTGTTGTGGTAAACAATTtatctataatttaattattaagaataagagtaaATGGGAGGGTATTGGAGCAAGCATAGGAAGTGACTTAAATTTATATGATTGAAGGTGATCCCAGGAAGTTTGGCAAGCCATAAGGATAtgctaaaaaaacaatataaataattcatAGAAACTTGATTAAGGGCGCGCAAACAgtgcaaaaacattattaaaaacgtCCACATGCATTAAATCACATCAATATGTTGTCCTATCGCTTTAATTAGTAATAGATTCTCCTTCTGAAATAGAAATGTAAACAATTTTGATATCCCCCAAAGGCAACCTACAtactataaaaagaaaattttaaataacgcGTTTACCTTGGAGGGCGgcagatttattataattaatatgctAGGGATACTTACCAGCattgtattttacaaaaaaaaatctctaataaTTCACTATACACAAcgcaaaaacaataattttagaaaatcattTATGGCGTCCACTGTTGATGGTTAAAAGTCGATGCGCGTGCGCCGTCACGCCACCTTTGACAGTTTGTGGAAATTGTAGAAATCGACGCGTTCGTTTGACGAATACGTTGCGCAACGGATTCGAAACGGTGCGTCGACTTACAGATGGCGCCACGTTgatagcttaatttttttttaaatcggagTCTTTCAAACTTGTGTTTCTCTTAGaacaactttaaaatttaatcccTGCTGCTacatttttaccaaattttcaaagctCCAAGGTACTagttatcaaaataatattcttcAACAATGTAAATCAAAGAATAGTAATAAAGACgcacattttaatattttttgtcttcCGGAATTACAGCAAATCTCCCGATTCTAAGTGTTCAATAGGttcctttttttgttaataggAATATAACGTTACTTTTTTCCCCAAGTTATGACGTAGAAAAAGGACagcatttttgttatttactaTGAAAATGTTCTATTATATCTATtggaatctattaaaaaaaaacaggaaagaATATTATAAAGAGAACAAAAAACTCCTACCTGAGAATTAAATTGGATTTAGGAAAGGAAGAGGATGCACAGAAACATTTGCCCAGATGTCactcaaaatacaaaataattttcaaagaagAAAACACACAATCGTAATATTCTTAGACATTAAGTGAGCTTATGTGACAATGTGAACATGTTTAACCAATATGAAATACTTAAGAGTTATGTGATAAATATTGAAATCATGTTAATGATCTTCAATATGTTATATAACAGAAAAACATTTATCATGGACAAAGATAATAACATTATAGCTCCAAGACGAATAATGGTAGGCCTTACCGAAGGATCTCCTCTAAGCCCAATATTAATTAACATCTATACAGCCCCGATCCATATAAGAAAAGAACAGAGGGAATCTTATTGTTACAGTACGCGTATGATTTTTGTATAATAGAAGAGGGATATGACATAGccgacatttttttttgaaaacaagcatatatttctgaaaataaagttTACAATTCAATTTTACAAACTTAACAACTCTAAACAGTGCATATAGCTCTGGCCTCGAGAACTGTagaatattcaacaaaaattagtGTTATTCCCaagataaataatatacattatattaCCATTACTACCACTATTACTATTACCATTATTATACGATATTAATCCTATTTctaataaactatataaaactataatatactatgtagaaaggaaatattttaatttatttacaaataatttatttatttttattttttttaaattattgggcAGTTCATTATATGTCTTAGATGCGCAGTCAATTGGGCTGTTCATTCCTATATTAGTTCTACTATATACTACATATAAGTTGGATTGAGATCTGGTGTTGTAGCAGTGAATTTCGTTGGAGAATGTTATACtggaattatattttaattgtttatttaagattttatacattaattaattaacactgTTCAAGAATCAacagtttttccaaattaaaaatgcctAGTTCACTATACAGGGTTTCTGTATGTGTAGTTATCtcataattaaacattattttaagtaCCTTATTTTGTGGTATTTGGACATcactaaattttgttttacaacatgTACCCCATATAAGTAAAAGATATCTTATATGTGATAAGAAAAAGGCATTATATACATTCATTTTCGTTTTATGTGTTAAATAGCTCCTACTTTTATATATGCATGGTATTAGTGAGAGaattttttgtgtaattttatttatatgcatTTGCCAATTAAGAGATTCATCTATTTGTAAACCGATATATTTTACACAGGATgtcttttctaaattaaaattatttattttaatgtttatattacctacatgtttatttttttgcttgaaCAACATAAATTGTGTCATatcgatgtttatttttaacctaTTAGAAATTTACCATTTATAATACAAACTTAAATCGTTATTAATTACATATTTCTACAAGTTCTTGCTCATTCTCCCCTATGTATAATTGAGCCGTATCGTCAGCAAATGTATAAAATATCGTGCATTTAGTTTTGCAGattttaggtttaaaacatataatacaTACAATAGCGGCCCGAGTACCGACCCCTGTGGTACACCATAGTTGTTTGTTAATAATTCGCTGTTAATACCGCTCAAATATACATATTGCCTTCTATCCACCAAATAAGTATTCATAAGATTTAAGAAAAGTGCCCCCAGACCCAAATCCTGCAGTTTTCTCATCAACAAATCGTGACTAACCACGTCAAAAGCCTTtttcaaatcaataaatattaccACCACAATTTTTCCCTGCTCTAATGCCTTTGAAATGGTACTAATAAAATCAACAGTAGCAGCAAGGGTGCtactatttttaacaaaaccatATTGATACTGATCAAGCAGTgaatttttatcaacaaaattcaTTAAccttttcttaataactttttccaggACTTTAGATAAAGTGTTTATAACAGTAATAGGTCGGTAGTTGTTCATTTGTTCCTTtttaccagatttaaaaattggaataattttatttttttttaattcttgaggAAACACGCCAGTAGTAaacactttatttattaaatttgaaataatacctATAAGATGatcctttaaattaattaagtctaaGACCGTCACTCCATCTTCACCCGGAGAAGAGTTACGTTTTAACTCCAACAAAATCTCACAGACCTCATTTGGGTTGGTTGGTTCAATATTAATAAGAGTGTCACTGCTACTTACTTCTTCAAAACCTATGTTAtcattattgaaaatttgaatttcattGTTTAACTCCTTGACAATATTCTCACCAACCTGCGAAAAATGTAAGTTTAAGTTATCAGCAATATTCTTTTGCTCTTTGATTATTTTGCCGTTTATATTTAACAAGTCTATTTGAGTATTGTTAggtttgctattaaaaaaactattgacaaatTTCCACTGCCTTTTTTGATCAGTTCCTGCACGATCCCACTCCTTacgaaaaaattgatttttcagtgttttaattttattattaactttatttttaatttttcgaaattcatCATTATACACTAGATTACCcggattttgaatttttgcatCATTTCAAGAATTTCGCTATTAATccatgttttattttcttttatttttatactgtttttatattttgtgactCTCTTTTAGCTACCTGGATCAGTTCAGTCAAGTCCCGAAATGATGATACAATAACAGACCTACTAATTTGACTAagtttatatacaaatttttagtttatccAATTGATTTGATGGTTTACTTttggtttatatattttactacCTTCAGTTAACACCTTCAGTTAATATCTTTGAACCCAGGTCCGATAAAACATGATCAATTATGCTCTTACTATTTGCTGTTACTCTTGTTgcattttcattattaattgtGTTAcgtattttaaagttatttatagttAATAGGTTTTTATAGTTAGTAACTAGTGTacagttttataataaacaaactaagtaaatttaaacaaaaatagacTAAACTGGTAAAATCAAATCTGGATTATGGCAATCGCGTCCAGTGACaaaagctaataaaaataaacgaaacaaCGCACAGTTACAAGCATCAGGATAGCTTTGGGCTGTATGAAGGCATCCCAGTAAATTGTCTACTTGGTGTTTACCAAGAAGTggctaaataatttaaaaaaaaaacaaattatacctATATAGCTGTAATTGCTGATGAAACTGCAAATGTCGCAAACAActtttaattagtaattattttacGACATTGTCGCCATATATAAGCTAGTGGAAAGAttctggaaatttttaaatcgtattttaaatcaaattgatcTTTTAATCGGTGGCACGCCAAATAGACTCATCTAACTTAATAGCCATAAGTTATGATGGTGCGTCAGTAATGATCGGTAGTGTAAATGGGGtacaaaattgttatttatgtaTCAAGTGTATACAATGATTTTTTAGCAgtttacgcacggtagtagaaaaaataattaactataaatatttatttacaaactctGTAAATGTATGACGTATTTCACATCAAATACACCTTATAATGACCAACTGTTTGTGGCTTCAGTTAATGCCTCTGTGCGGATATTTCTTTTGGTAATTTAATTGGGATTCCTTTTTATTCTCAAAGAACAAAAGTATTGGATAAGATAGCGCATCAATGATTACCTCGATCATCACAAACCTGATAGAATTTTCAATTGCGAGAAGTTAATACAGTTTATGAATATCGAAATAAGCTGATAAGAGTTTAGGATATTTTAGAGAacgacaaaaatattaaattaaattcaaccATTGAGCAAGCCGGTGCATATAAATTTAGATGTAAGGATAGATTTCATAATTTGGTTAACAGTGTTTAACAAAATCATGCCACctgttaaactaatttttaagcaACTGCGGATGACTAATATTGACCCGATCAAAGCTAAATAAGATCTACAAAACTTTGAAAATGCAGTGCAAAAAAATTAGTGATGAAATTGATGTAGCTATTGGTACACTAGACTCGGAGCTCCTAGAAATCGATAAACGTTATCGACGTTCCGATATATCggtttcaattaataaaaaaaaactagaggaAACTTTGTGATTCCATTTTGCA
This window encodes:
- the LOC126736624 gene encoding uncharacterized protein LOC126736624 isoform X2, translating into MKFRPNLMDLVQHSSASSQGIKTMHPQGHSASLTQQSSPYQTVLPQSLANIHSNPNIAHNYSNQHSFSLNMSSGSPNFMNQNNQTADQTPPASNHPVANSSMSGQSYGFQKINAAQTGSNQNNIHAPPQSVAKEAPKVTEQAQPEKSQANGTVEEHASVPKEKSVVPTTPPTQNKVPEKSPAEEKQPLPKTPPTPTTPTKPEIGALIQPSPVPDNIKISTPTKTIDPVPVSPAKSDSEKASSHSEDVPDNDNEEDPLLITENDKLTSPVKQASNTDDSEMIEETKDDTETTKPEPKAEPVQKETATLKTPKATPRKAKSREQPQTPVGASTPSVSSGISSAKRQRMRTQHYQSPLPEVELVSKLSSSLLKSNDEKLMVFYKNEFLAVRNAESGFYLCQAVQNIYKGSSKIKIRWLSQDKDKKDDKGEIYTPDFYDTIDFDCILTNLKLSKATKGKFMLPTAEKTRTQSILNRSIAVEKGEEISSSSLTEEHPDGLDLSLYREEDHLKKRKSRKRPRKAETKKAVKEQKAPSEKSPEAPKVRKVDVPLKKVLKKKVVPVKKPTKVVAPAAAKKVVAVEAPKSTTSGRNRTSAKVNSKPAPKTSPVVDQKKAKVLARIGKKAAVAAPAKTGKTNTKNAKPAKKSVAPTPSTSSGKTSKAKANSSSVVKATSSRSVRKSSRK
- the LOC126736624 gene encoding proteoglycan 4-like isoform X3 produces the protein MKFRPNLMDLVQHSSASSQGIKTMHPQGHSASLTQQSSPYQTVLPQSLANIHSNPNIAHNYSNQHSFSLNMSSGSPNFMNQNNQTADQTPPASNHPVANSSMSGQSYGFQKINAAQTGSNQNNIHAPPQSVAKEAPKVTEQAQPEKSQANGTVEEHASVPKEKSVVPTTPPTQNKVPEKSPAEEKQPLPKTPPTPTTPTKPEIGALIQPSPVPDNIKISTPTKTIDPVPVSPAKSDSEKASSHSEDVPDNDNEEDPLLITENDKLTSPVKQASNTDDSEMIEETKDDTETTKPEPKAEPVQKETATLKTPKATPRKAKSREQPQTPVGASTPSVSSGISSAKRQRMRTQHYQSPLPEVELVSKLSSSLLKSNDEKLMVFYKNEFLAVRNAESGFYLCQAVQNIYKGSSKIKIRWLSQDKDKKDDKGEIYTPDFYDTIDFDCILTNLKLSKATKGKFMLPTAEKTRTQSILNRSIAVEKGEEISSSSLTEEHPDGLDLSLYREEDHLKKRKSRKRPRKAETKKAVKEQKAPSEKSPEAPKVRKVDVPLKKVLKKKVVPVKKPTKVVAPAAAKKVVAVEAPKSTTSGRNSRTSAKVNSKPAPKTSPVVDQKKAKVLARIGKKAAVAAPAKTGKTNTKSVLLRKLFL
- the LOC126736624 gene encoding proteoglycan 4-like isoform X1, which encodes MKFRPNLMDLVQHSSASSQGIKTMHPQGHSASLTQQSSPYQTVLPQSLANIHSNPNIAHNYSNQHSFSLNMSSGSPNFMNQNNQTADQTPPASNHPVANSSMSGQSYGFQKINAAQTGSNQNNIHAPPQSVAKEAPKVTEQAQPEKSQANGTVEEHASVPKEKSVVPTTPPTQNKVPEKSPAEEKQPLPKTPPTPTTPTKPEIGALIQPSPVPDNIKISTPTKTIDPVPVSPAKSDSEKASSHSEDVPDNDNEEDPLLITENDKLTSPVKQASNTDDSEMIEETKDDTETTKPEPKAEPVQKETATLKTPKATPRKAKSREQPQTPVGASTPSVSSGISSAKRQRMRTQHYQSPLPEVELVSKLSSSLLKSNDEKLMVFYKNEFLAVRNAESGFYLCQAVQNIYKGSSKIKIRWLSQDKDKKDDKGEIYTPDFYDTIDFDCILTNLKLSKATKGKFMLPTAEKTRTQSILNRSIAVEKGEEISSSSLTEEHPDGLDLSLYREEDHLKKRKSRKRPRKAETKKAVKEQKAPSEKSPEAPKVRKVDVPLKKVLKKKVVPVKKPTKVVAPAAAKKVVAVEAPKSTTSGRNSRTSAKVNSKPAPKTSPVVDQKKAKVLARIGKKAAVAAPAKTGKTNTKNAKPAKKSVAPTPSTSSGKTSKAKANSSSVVKATSSRSVRKSSRK